In Apium graveolens cultivar Ventura chromosome 10, ASM990537v1, whole genome shotgun sequence, the following are encoded in one genomic region:
- the LOC141689809 gene encoding putative ATP synthase 24 kDa subunit, mitochondrial — protein MSCSRTFFLDAKKKFETARGVLRKEKITIDPEDPAAVSQYAEVMNTSCFQSVRELTIKYSIATQTAHIEDVRTHMLALKEIRIKRGLTVELGAEAMMMAASENVQKK, from the exons ATG AGTTGCTCAAGAACATTTTTCCTTGATGCTAAAAAGAAATTCGAGACAGCCAGAGGGGTGCTTCGGAAGGAGAAGATCACAATAGACCCTGAGGATCCTGCTGCTGTGTCTCAATATGCAGAAGTCATGAACACT AGTTGTTTTCAGAGTGTGAGAGAATTAACTATTAAGTACTCCATTGCGACACAAACAGCACATATTGAAGATGTCCGTACACATATGTTGGCATTGAAGGAGATTAGAATCAA GAGAGGTCTCACTGTTGAACTAGGTGCTGAAGCTATGATGATGGCCGCGTCGGAGAATGTTCAAAAAAAATAA
- the LOC141693208 gene encoding putative WRKY transcription factor 75 — protein MIQTQSSNPNPSVISTYVNDNHDDFGFEFSEFLALEDHLEDDYMCNFTSLVSESPVILQENHTSTESSMNSNQDDMDNTHVLQINKCSKRMKKTEAKDKGSRIAFRMKTELEILDDGYKWRKYGKKMVKSNPNPRNYYKCSTVGCKVKKRVEREIKDSSYVITTYEGIHNHETPNSVFYY, from the exons ATGATCCAAACACAGTCTTCAAACCCTAACCCTAGCGTGATTAGCACTTATGTGAACGATAACCACGACGATTTCGGGTTCGAATTTTCGGAGTTTCTTGCACTTGAAGATCATCTGGAGGATGATTATATGTGTAACTTCACTTCACTTGTTTCGGAAAGTCCGGTGATCTTGCAAGAGAATCACACAAGTACTGAGAGTTCAATGAATTCTAATCAAGATGATATGGATAACACGCATGTGTTGCAAAT AAATAAGTGCAGCAAAAGGATGAAGAAAACAGAAGCTAAAGATAAGGGTAGTAGAATTGCTTTTAGAATGAAGACTGAGCTTGAGATTTTGGATGATGGATACAAGTGGAGAAAGTATGGGAAGAAGATGGTTAAAAGTAACCCTAATCcaag GAATTACTACAAGTGCTCAACTGTAGGATGCAAAGTGAAGAAACGAGTGGAAAGGGAAATAAAAGACTCCAGCTATGTGATTACTACTTATGAAGGCATTCACAATCATGAAACCCCTAATTCCGTGTTCTATTATTAA
- the LOC141689182 gene encoding uncharacterized protein LOC141689182, translating into MTTENTAGEIEESTSPTTGTNDSDESTPLLSSQNTDSKSQSSKVPEVEINLLRRGRGPIAVFKSRLGGYEQDQLEVREILEKYNFKAIYAFNSIRGRGAPIRFYPRNGLSMIPYTDGAVISVDGEPKDSIINPITRIVVGVAVITLLIVFVMKETPQWAQKLNFSGGYFPPWILALVVVVITRFRKRTKDFLLKYGW; encoded by the exons ATGACTACAGAAAACACCGCCGGAGAAATCGAAGAATCCACATCTCCAACCACCGGAACCAACGATTCCGACGAGTCGACTCCATTGTTATCATCGCAAAACACCGATTCGAAATCGCAGTCTTCGAAGGTTCCTGAAGTCGAGATCAACCTTCTCCGGCGCGGTAGAGGTCCGATCGCCGTCTTCAAATCGAGACTCGGCGGTTACGAACAAGATCAGCTCGAAGTTCGAGAAATTCTCGAGAAATACAATTTTAAAGCTATTTATGCATTTAATTCTATCAGAGGACGTGGTGCTCCGATTAGGTTTTATCCGAGAAATGGATTGTCGATGATTCCGTATACTGATGGTGCTGTTATTTCAGTCGATGGAGAGCCTAAG GACTCCATAATCAATCCAATCACGAGGATAGTAGTAGGAGTGGCAGTAATCACGCTTTTAATAGTTTTTGTTATGAAGGAGACTCCGCAATGGGCACAAAAGTTGAACTTCTCAGGTGGTTACTTCCCTCCATGGATCTTAGCTTTAGTGGTAGTCGTAATTACTCGCTTCAGAAAGAGAACTAAGGACTTTTTATTGAAGTATGGCTGGTGA